A genomic segment from Nicotiana sylvestris chromosome 1, ASM39365v2, whole genome shotgun sequence encodes:
- the LOC138869744 gene encoding uncharacterized protein — MVPRGCYECGDPGHKKRTCSRLRGKAVQQGQQPMISAPVAQPPRGRGQIGRGSPRGGGQTRRGQPATAQSGGGQLAGAPAILYAIPARPNVLALDVVITGIISVCGRDASVLFDPGSTYSYVSSMIAHFLDIPREPLGTPVHVSTLVGNYVVMDRIYQSCIFFCFETRADLLLLDMIDFEVILGMGWLSPYHAVLDWHAKTITLVMPEFPRLELKGSSVNTSSRFISFLKARHMVEKGCLAYLAYVRDTIVESLMIDSVLVVREFADMFPFDLSSMPPDNDIDFCIDLAPGTRPISILPYRMALKELKE; from the coding sequence ATGGTGCCAAGAGGTTGCTACGAGTGTGGAGATCCGGGTCACAAGAAGAGGACCTGCTccagacttcggggcaaggcagtacagcagGGTCAGCAACCCATGATTTCAGCACCGGTTGCCCAGCCTCCCAGAGGCAGGGGACAGATAGGTAGAGGcagtcctagaggtggaggccagacaagaagaggtcagccagctactgctcagtcaggtggaggccagctagctgGCGCTCCAGCCATACTCTATGCCATTCCAGCTAGACCAAATGTATTGGCCTTAGATgtcgtcatcacaggtattatttccgtctgcggcagggatgcttcagtgctatttgatccagggtctacctattcatatgtgtcatctatGATTGCTCATTTTCTGGATATTCCTCGTGAGCCTTTGGGTActcctgttcatgtgtccactcttgtGGGCAATTATGTTGTTATGGATCGGATCTACCAGTCCTGTATATTTTTCtgttttgagactagagcagaTCTTCTGTTGCTTGACATGATCgattttgaggtcatcctgggaatgggttggttatctccatatcacgccgTCCTAGATTGGCATGCCAAGACTATTACATTAGTTATGCCAGAGTTTCCAAGGTTGGAGTTGAAGGGTTCCTCAGTTAATACATCTAGTCGGtttatctcttttctgaaggctcgacatatggtcgagaaggggtgtttggcttatctagcttatgttcgagACACCATCGTAGAGTCTCTGatgattgattcagttctagtagtcCGGGAGTTCGCCGATATGTTTCCTTTTGACCTTTCTAGCATGCCACCGGAtaatgatattgatttctgtattgatttggctccaggcacccgGCCTATATCTATTCTACCGTACCGTATGGctctgaaagagttgaaggagtag